A window of Agrobacterium vitis genomic DNA:
GGCGTGGCAATGTTCTGCCGCACAGTCATGTGGGGATAGAGCGCATAGGACTGGAACACCATCGCCAAGTTGCGGTCGCTCGGATCCATGTCGGTCACATCCGAATTGTCGATCAGAACCTGGCCGCGATCAGGTCGCTCCAATCCGGCGATGATCCGCAACAGGGTCGACTTGCCGCAGCCGGACATGCCAACAAGCGACAGAAACTCGCCAGGATGCACATCGAGATCAATATTCTTCAGAATATCGTCAGCCGCGAAGCTTTTTCCAATTCCAGCCAGTTTTAGAGAATGTTGCATCATTATGCGCTCCTTCGACGGAGCGTGTAATGGGGCGGCATTATGACAGCCAAACAACGGATCTGCGAAGGTTTAGTGAAAGATCCAGACGAAGTGATAATAAATATATTTTCGCCCAATGCCTTTTGAAACAGAAGAACAAAAAAGACCATTCGATTTCGAGAGGTCAGAGTTCGAATAAAATTTTAAGTTGTATTCGTCGCTATCATTCAATGCCCCGAACTGTTTTGTTCTTCGCAACTGGTAACGCAGTTTCGCTCCTGTCGGAGCATTTTCATCGAAGCGGAAACCCTCTGGCGATTTAGATTTTGCCTTAAGGAAAAGCGGAACACTGATTTTGCAAAAAACACAAATGACATCGGAGATACAAACGATCTGCCCGGTTCACTTTGAAGCCGACAGACCGTTGGTGTCATGAAAGGTTCATTCAAAGGCCCCAAAACTTCTCAACAAATGACAGATATCAAATGTGAGGATCTGGAATGGCTGAATTAGCATCTTCAAGTTCGCAGATAAACAGCACGAGCCATCCTCTCGATCGACCCCATGGAACAGGCAAGTGGTTCTTACCGGTCTTCGGTGTCGTGCTGTTGCTTGGACTTGGATATATCGCCTATGCGCTTGGTCAGGACCTCACCAGCACTGTCGCGGTTCCGTGGATTTTGCTTGGCCTGGCGCTTATGATCGCGCTTGGGTTTGAGTTCGTCAACGGCTTCCACGATACGGCGAATGCCGTCGCCACCGTGATCTACACACGCTCGATGCCCGCTGAATTCGCGGTCATGTGGTCGGGATTCTTCAATTTCCTAGGCGTTCTGACATCGAGCGGCGCTGTCGCCTTCGGCATTCTTTCCCTTCTTCCGGTGGAACTGATCCTTCAGGTTGGCTCAGGCTCCGGCCTTGCCATGGTGTTTGCCCTGCTGATCGCCGCCATCGTCTGGAACCTCGGCACCTGGTATCTGGGCCTGCCCTCCTCCAGTTCCCACACCCTGGTCGGCTCGATTATCGGTGTCGGTCTCGCCAATCAGTTTCTGGCACCGGCGGGTTCGGCAACGAGTGGCGTCGACTGGTCGCAAGCGACCAATATTGGCCTGTCCCTGTTGATCTCACCGCTGATCGGCTTTGGCTTTTCCGCAATCCTGCTGTTGGCCATGAAACTGTTCGTGAAGAACAAGGCGCTTTACCAGGAGCCGAAAACCAATCAGCCGCCGCCGCTCTGGATCAGAGGCCTGCTGATCTTCACCTGCACCGGCGTCAGTTTTGCGCATGGATCGAACGACGGTCAGAAAGGCATGGGCCTGATCATGCTGATCCTGATCGGCCTGGTGCCGACCGCCTTCGCCCTCAACCGCACACCGGATGTGAATTATCTCGAAGCCTATAAATCCTCTTCGGCGCAGGTCGAGACCGCGCTCGGCAAATATATCAAGCCGGGTGTGTCGGTTGCAGATGCAAAAGCCACCGTCGCGGATGCCGTCAAGACCAAGACCTGGAACGAGACCACGACCTTCGCCCTCCAGCAATATATCCACGCGACAAGCGCGGAAGTCGCCGCTTTTCCAACCCTGGAAGCAGTCCCGAGCCATCTGGTGCAAAATATCAGAAACGATATCTATCTGATCGGTGAGGCCTTGAAGCTGATCGACAAGCAGAAGCTGCTACCGATGGAGGCAAGCGATCTTGCTGCCGTCAGCGCCTATCATAAGGCGGTCGACAATGCGACGAAGTTCATTCCGACCTGGGTGAAGGTTGCTGTCGCACTGGCGCTCGGCCTGGGAACGATGATCGGTTGGCGGCGCATCGTTGTCACTGTCGGCGAAAAGATCGGCAAGACCCATCTCACCTACGGCCAGGGTGCTGCTGCTGAAATCGTCGCCATGGTGACGATCGGGGCCGCCGACCATTTCGGCCTGCCGGTTTCGACAACCCATGTCCTGTCATCAGGTGTGGCTGGCACCATGACCGCCAACGGCTCGGGCCTTCAATGGTCCACGGTGCGCAATATGCTGATGGCCTGGGTCTTGACACTCCCTGCCTCGATTGCCATCGCCTTTGTGCTTTACGTGGTCCTGCGCCAAGTGTTTTGAAGCCACCCCAAACAGAGAGAGCCAGGCACCATTTCTGATGGTGACGGAATGCGACGCGGCAGATGTCCGCGTCGCATTGTGAGCGGTTGCGCGTGAAAATAATGGAACCAACAGCTGCGTATTCAGTTCGCTTTTGTACATCAACAAAATCGCGGAGAGAATATGCCAAAGCAACGGTCCCAAAACCAAGGCAAGAATGCGGCTGCAATCTCGAATGAGGCCACCATCCACGATCAGAAAATTGTGCGCGGCAAGGGTGGCGAGCTTCATCAGATCGCCGAAGGCGATGCGATTTTGACCACCGCACAAGGCGGACCGGTCGCAGACGATCAGAACTCCCTTCGCGTCGGTGATCGCGGCCCGCTTGTCGTTGACGACTTCCATTTCAGAGAGAAAATTTTCCACTTCGACCATGAGCGCATTCCAGAGCGCGTTGTTCATGCCCGCGGCTACGGTGCCCATGGCTACTTCGAAACCTACGAGTCCCTGGCGGACTATACGCGCGCCGACGTGTTCCAGCGGCCCGGTGAAAAAACCCCTGTTTTCGTTCGGTTTTCGACGGTAGCGGGAAACAAGGGCTCAGCCGACCTTGCCCGCGACGTACGCGGCTTTGCGGTGAAGATGTACACGAAGGAAGGCAACTGGGATCTGGTTGGCAACAACATTCCGGTGTTTTTCATTCAGGATGCCATCAAGTTTCCCGATCTTATCCACGCCGCGAAACAGGAGCCGGACCGGGCATTTCCCCAGGCACAGACCGCCCATGACAATTTTTGGGATTTCATTTCTCTGACGCCCGAGAGCATGAACATGATCATGTGGATCATGTCGGATCGGACAATCCCAAGATCATTGCGCTTTATGGAAGGTTTCGGCGTCCATACGTTCCGCCTCGTCAATGCCAATGACGAATCCACCTTCGTCAAGTTTCATTGGAAACCGAAGCTCGGTCTTCAGTCAGTGGCCTGGAATGAAGCGGTCAAAATCAATGGCGCCGATCCGGATTTCCATCGACGCGATCTGTGGCATTCAATCAAGTCTGGAAACTTTCCCGAATGGGAACTTCAGGTACAGCTGTTCGACCAGGAATTTGCCGACAGCTTTGATTTCGACGTGCTCGATCCGACAAAAATCATCCCGGAAGAAATCCTGCCTCCGAAGGCAATCGGTCGTCTGGTGCTGGATCGGATGCCCGACAATTTCTTTGCAGAGACCGAGCAAGTGGCATTCATGACCCAGAATGTTCCGCCGGGGATCGATTTCAGCAACGACCCTTTGCTGCAAGGCCGTAACTTCTCCTATCTCGACACCCAGCTGAAACGTCTGGGCGGACCGAACTTCACGCATCTGCCAATCAATGCACCAAAGTGTCCCTTCGCGAATTTCCAGCAGGATGGCCATATGGCGATGCGCAATCCGGTTGGTCGGGCGAATTATCAGCCCAATTCCTTCGGTGAGGGACCGCGGGAATCCCCGACCCGCGGCTATCGTCATTTCCCTGCCGAAGAACAGGGCGCCAAGGCACGCCTGCGCCCGGAAAGCTTCGCCGATCACTATAGCCAGGCTAGGCAATTCTATATCAGCCAGACCCCTCCGGAACAGCGCCACATTGCAGCCGCTCTCACGTTCGAGCTGAGCAAGGTGGAAATGCCTGTCATCCGGGAGCGGATGGTGGCGCATCTGATGAATATCGATGAAACGCTCGCCACGACCGTCGCGGAAAAACTGGGCTTCAAAACAATGCCCAAGCCGGCTGATGCGGCTGTGCCGACACGCGACGACCTTGAGCCGTCTCCTGCACTCAGCATCATCAAGCGCGGCCCCAAGCGCTTCGAAGGCCGCAAACTGGGTGTGTTGATCACCGATGGCGTCGACGTGAAGCTTCTCAAGGCGCTGACTGGCGCTGTCACCGCGGCAAAAGCCGACTTCGAGTTGATCGCGCCAAAGGTTGGCGGCGTGACCGGTTCCGATGGCACCTGGATCGAAGCGCATCATATGATCGATGGAGGACCATCTGTCCTATTTGACGCCGTAGCGCTTCTGACCTCAGATGCTGGCATGGCAGATCTTGTGAAGGAAGCAACGGCACGGGATTTCGTTGCCGATGCCTTCCAGCACTGCAAGTTCATCGGTTATACCCAAAGCGCCATGCCCCTTTTGGAGAAGGCTGGCATAACCGAAGATCTCGATGAAGGCACCATTGGTCTTCCAGGTGAAGATGGTCTTGCCGATTTCATCGAGAAGCTGGGCAAGCTTCGCGTCTGGGCGCGGGAGCCTTCTGTAAAGCTCGGGAAAGCATCCGTGCCTCTGGACGATTGATCGGAAAAAGTCCCATCTCCGCTCCCAAAATGAGCGTAACCGCTGATGTCAGCGGTTACGCCAAGCGAGAAACGGTTAGAATAACTTGGAAACCCATGATTGAGGGAGGTGCCACGAGATAAATCACAATCGCGCCTTGCAATCTCGACGCAGAACCCCACTTCTATCCTGATGTCAGCCATTGTAAGGGCACTGTCATTTTCTGGGCGGCACGCACCCTGGCCCCAATAAAGGAGGACAACATGTCTTCCGACACACCTTTCAAGTCAATCGACCCTTTCAAGCCAATTGGCAACGTGCGCCTCGGCCTGACACCAACGGCTTCACAAAGCGCTTGCCTAAAATCTTTCACGACCAAACCAGGTCTGCGCCGAAACGTCACTCGCTTTATGTTGGCTCCATCTGCGCAAGACATTCGCTTTGTCGGTCATGATGGCTTTCGATAAAACAGTTTCAGCCGCGCTACGGAACGGCCGGGTTTCAGCTCACAGTCTATAGATGCGGCGCCTCCATTTTTGGAATTGCGCAACACGGTTCATGCCGTGCCGAACCCGCTGTGCCAGCTTGCTATTCTGTTATGCCAGTTCAAGGAAGCCAGATCGATGTTTACCAGAACCAAGACACGCATCGTGCATTTTAAATGTCCCTTCACCCTTCCTGGCCTTGAGGGTACGCAGCCCGCCGGTGACTACCAGGTCAAGGATGATGAAGAACAGATTACTGGCATTTCCTGGCTCGCCTATCGGCGGGTGGCAACGCTGATCGAAATTGCCAAGGGATCGACAACAAGCCTTGTCGCCATCGACAATTTGGATCTGGACGCCGCCGTCGAGAAGGATCGGGCGACATCCATCACCGCAACTGGATAGCCACGCCAGGTTCAAGAGGAACCAGAAAGACGCGCACTGTTCACCCCATCGCAGGCTCCCAGTCCGGGAACGAGCCGGCAGTCAACCCACCGGCGACGGCGTTCTGAAGGGAACCTCTGATGATCAAGACCAAGCGTATCGCATTTATCGGCAATTCGCTTCCAAGGCAGTGCGGGATTGCCACCTTCACCACCGACCTCAGCCACGCCATGTCCAATCCGGCAGAGGGGATCGAGACCAGCATCATCGCGATGACCGATGACAAGCTGAACTATGCCTATCCGGCCAATGTGGTATTTGACATCCGCGATGGCGAGATCGAGGACTATGTGACTGCGGCGCGTATCCTGAACAATGGAGATTATCGGGCCGTCTCCTTGCAGCACGAGTTCGGCATCTTCGGTGGTCCGGACGGCGCCTTCATTCTCACGCTGCTGTCACACCTGCGAATTCCCGTCATCACGACATTTCACACCATCCTTGCCGAGCCGACACCATCCCAGAAACGGGTGTTGCAGCAAGTCGCCGGGGCATCGAGCCGTGTCGTGGTCATGGCAGAAAAGGGGCGGGAGTTTCTCGAAAATGTCTATGGCGTGGCCCCCGGCAAGATCGATGTCATCGCCCACGGCATTCCCGACAAACCCTTCCATGACCCGGAGCTTGCCAAAGGCAAGATGGGCTATAGCGGACGGCAGATCATTCTGACCTTTGGACTTCTCTCCCCCAACAAGGGTATCGAGGTGGTCATCGATGCCATGCCGGCCATTCTGAAGGTACAGCCCGACGCGCTGTATATTGTGCTTGGAGCGACACATCCCACGCTGCTGCGCCGGGAGAAGGAAGCGTATCGCGACAGCCTGCGCATCCGCGCCGAACAGCTCGGCATCGAACGATCCGTCGTCTTTCTCAATCAGTTCGTTGATGTGCCGACGCTCCTTGATTTCATCGCCATGTGCGATGTGTATGTGACGCCCTATCGTGATGAGGCGCAAATGACGTCTGGAACGCTCGCCTACAGTTTCGGCATGGGCAGCGCGGTGGTATCGACCCCTTATTGGCACGCCCGTGAGCTTCTAGACGACCATCGCGGCATCCTTGTCCCGTTCAGCGATGCGCAGGCGACTGGCGAGGCGATTGCACGATTGCTGGGTGACGATCAGGCGCGTCAGGCGATGCGCACGGCCGCCTACGCCACAGGCCGGTCGATGATCTGGTCGCACATCGCCTCGCTCTATCTGAAAAGCATCGAGACCGCGCGCGCAGCATACCGGCCGCGCCTGATCCGTGATCTCCTAACGCAAAGCATGACCCGCCCGCAGCAAGGCACCAGTTTGAAACTCGGCCATTTCAATACCATGTGCGACGATACCGGCATTTTCCAGCATGCCGTTTTCTCCGTGCCGGACCGTGCGCATGGCTACTGCGTGGATGACAATGCCCGCGCGCTGATCCTTGCCTGCCATCTGGCTGGCGCCGGAGAAACAGGCATCCGTGATAGCAGAACTGCCTCCTTCGCCAGTTTCATCCAGCATGCCTGGAATCCCGACCTGAAACAGTTTCGCAACTTCATGAGCTTTGATCGCCGGTGGCTGGAAGACAAAGGCTCCGAAGACAGCCATGGCCGAACGCTCTGGGCGCTCGGCATCTGCGCCTCCTCCGACAGCGACCGCCCGCGCCGCCACTGGGCAGCGGCCCTGTTTGCCAAGGCAGCCCCTGTGGTCGAACATTTCCATTCGCCACGGGCCTGGGCCTTCACTCTGATCGGCCTCGATGCCTATTGCAGGGTCACGCCAGAGGACGACGCGGCAGCACAGCTGCGCACAGTACTTGCTGAGCGTCTGATGAGGCTAGAACACCAGGTATCGACAGCCGACCGCCATTGGTTTGAAGAGGGGCTTTCCTATGAAAACGCCCGAATTCCGCAAGCCCTGATCGCCACAGGCATGGCAACCGGCTCGGACGAACTCATGGATACCGGCCTCAGAACGCTAGGCTGGCTCATGCAGCAGCAGACGGCTTCCGGTGGCCAGTTCAGGCCGGTCGGCACCGATGGCTTTTTCGATGTGGGCGAAGCGCCCAAGCTCTTCGACCAGCAGCCGGTGGAAGCGACAGCGACAATTTCCGCCTGCCTTGCCGCCTATGATGCTACCCGCGACAAAACATGGCTAGAGGCCGCCACACGTACCTTTACCTGGTTTACCGGCAGCAATGATCACGGGGTTTCCCTTGTCGATCCGGAAACCGGCAGTTGCCGGGACGGACTGCATCCGGATCGAGCCAACGAAAACCGCGGAGCGGAATCCGTCCTCTGCTACTTGATCTCCTGCTTTGAAGTTGGCCGGGCATCCCGCCTGACGCATGCCGCACCGAAGCTGGCGGAGCTTCAGCAGCTTTCTTAAGCACTCTTCCAGCGCCAATCAAAAAAGGATCAGCCTTGCCCAATTCAAGCCTCCTCAATCGGCAGGCCCTCTATCTCCGGCCTGATCCCACCCGTGTCATCGTCCGACCGTTCAAGCCATCGACGGAACCACGCCACCTGAACCCCCGTGACAAAAGCCGGGCCAATGAAATTGTCGACCGCGTCCTGTCTCTCGATCCGACCGGTACGACTAACCAGCTGCGAGACATTCTCGATAATTTCGAAGGCCGGCACCGTAACTTGCTGCGCAAGTTCGAGCTACGCGCCGATGCGATGGAGGACGCGTTCTCCCAGCATGAAAGCTTCAGTCAGCAGCAAAGACAGCTGGTCGGCGCGTATTTCATGAACGAGTATTCGTTTGAATCCGCAGCCCTGTTCAATCCGAGCATCGTTGCGCATCCCGACCAGACAGGCATGACGCAAGGGTGCTGCCGGGTGATCATCAGCCTGCGCGCGGTTGGGGAAGGACACATTTCCTCCATGACTTTCCGAACCGGCATGATCGATGCCGAAGGAGCCGTCACCATCGATCCGCCGGTTCGCCTCGCGGGTCTGCCACACATCCATGCCAGTGATGGCCTGTCACCGGCAGGCTGCATCGGCATCAGCTTCGATAGTGAAAGCGATCTCAGCGAACGTGTGATCTTTCCGGTCACGGAAGCTCAATCGAACGGGATAGAGGATGCCCGGTTCGTGGCTTTCGATGACGATGGCAAGACTGTCTATTTTGCCACCTACACGGCGTATAGTGGTTCCTCGATCCGCTCAGAACTTCTGGAAACCCAGGATTTCCTGAGTTTCACGCTGACGCCACTGCGCGGTCCGGCAGCCCGCAACAAGGGCATGGCGCTTTTTCCTCGGCGCATCAACGGGCGCTTTGCGATGATTGCGCGCCAGGACAGCGAAAATCTTTTTCTGCTGTATTCAGACGACCTGCATCACTGGGACGAGGGTCTTGTTCTGATGAAACCGGAATTCGCCTGGCAGTTTGTACAGATCGGCAATTGCGGATCGCCCGTCGAAATCGATGAGGGATGGCTGCTCTTTACCCATGGGGTCGGGCCGATGCGCCGCTATTCGATTGGCGTCACCCTTCTCGATAAGGAGGACCCCAGCATCATCCTGGCGCGCACGGTCGAGCCTTTGTTACAACCGGAACCAACCGAGCGTGAAGGCTATGTGCCCAATGTCGTCTATTCCTGCGGCGCCATGCGCCACGGTGACCTCATCGCCCTGCCCTATGCCGTGTCGGACACCTATTCAAACTTCAGCACCGTGCAGATCAGCGCGCTGTTGAGCTCAATGCACCCCGCCGGGCAGACGGGGTGACGATCACCAACAAGTCTCACCCTTTGACGGGCGTCAGACGCAACAGACGCCCCTCACTATCGTCTTCAATAACCCACACCGCCCCATCAGGGGCGACCGCGACATCGCGGATGCGCGCCTCCATATCGAAGCGATCCGCCTCTTCTGCTCCACCAGAAGCGTCGAATGTCACCCTAATCAAAGCCATGGATGCAAGGCCGCCAATCAGGGCCGAACCGCGCCATTGCGGAAACATCTGACCATTGTAGATCGCAAGCCCAGCCGGAGCGATCACCGGGTTCCAATAAAGAGCCGGGGCAATAAACTCCGGGCTCGTCGAATGGCGCGGTATCCGTGTACCGCTGTAATTGTCGCCATTTGACACCAACGGCCAGCCATAATTGCCATTGGCTTTTATCAGATTGAGCTCGTCGCCGCCGCGCGGTCCCATTTCATGCAGCCACAGTTTTCCATCGAGCCCGAAAGCAAGACCGTAGGGATTGCGATGACCGGTCGTGAAGGTTTGGGCTTTTACGCCGCCTTGATCCGCATGGGGGTTATCCGAGGGCGTCGAGCCATCCAGATTGAGCCGCAGAAGCTTGCCGCGCGCTTGATCGGGGTCCTGTGCCGTATCCGGGCGCATCCGGTCACCGACCGTCAAGTAAAGATGCGTGCCATCAGGATCAAAAGCAATAATGCCGCCGGATTGCCCGCCACCGCCCGCTGGCGTCTGGCGCCAAATCACCGTCATGTCTTCCAGCGATGCGCTTGTACCAGATGCGGCCAGCTTGGCGCGGGAGAGAACAAGACTGCTGCCGGACGCTCCCGGTTCCGAATACGTAAAATAGACCTCGCGGTTCTTTTGAAAGCCAGGTGAACTGGCGATGTCGAGAAGACCGTTCTGGCCTTCGGCGGCCACGGCGGGGACATTGGCAACCGGGGTTTTCCGCCCGTTTTGAAGCACAAGAAAGATCAGGCCCGGCTTTTCTGTTACCAGCATTCGACCGTCCGGCAAAAAGGCAATCGCCCATGGGGTGTCGAAGCGTGCGACCTCTTTAGCACTGAAGGGCTTGGTCGAGGAGACCTGATGATTGCCAGCATTGATGCTTTGTGCGTGGGCGGAGGTGATCAGAGCCGCCCAGACGATCATCACAGATAGAAACTTCATGTCTCCTCCCTATACAAAAACGAAGATGCCACCGCATCCTCGCCTTGAAGAAGGCATTGCAAATATCTCAGATGCGGCAGAGGCTTGAGATATTTGCAAAAGGAATACGAAATGCCATCTTAATGACTCTTCGTAGGATGTAGTGCGTTATGGTTTGGATTAAACCAGAAGGGTCCTAGTTTTCCGCGACGCAACGGTTTTCAATGCCCCCTAAGCCCTGCACTTCAACGCGCACGACGTCACCGGGCTTCAGAAATGTCTGCGTCGCAATTCCAACGTTTGATGGTGTCCCCGTGATAATGACGTCGCCAGGCTCCAATGTCATGACCGTCGATAAATAGACGATCTGGTCATAGATGTCGTAAATCATGTCGCTTGTCGATGAGCGCTGGCGCTCCTGTCCATTCAACGACAAGGTCAACGTCAGGTCATGCGGATCGGCAATTTCGTCATCCGTGGTGATCCAGGGGCCGATTGGGCCATGGGTATCGAATGATTTGCCCAATGTGTAGGTGGGCGAACGGAATTGCCAGTCGCGGGCAGTCACATCGTTTGCGACAAGATAGCCGGCGATCACACTCCGAGCATCTTCACGGCTCACATGGCGGCAACGTTTACCGATCACGAAACCAAGTTCTGCCTCGTAATCCACCATCTTTGAAACACCGGGCACGACGACGTCACCGTAAGGTCCGTTTATGCAACTGACCTGTTTATTAAACCACAATTGGCTCTCCGGAGTCTTGATACCCGCCGCAGCCGCTTCTTCGGCATGGGCCTGATAATTCATGCCGATGGCCAGGAATTTTTGTGGATCGGCGATCGGCGCTTCCAGCCGCACATCCGCAAGCAGGTAAGACGGCTCTGTGACCGCTTCCAGCGCTGTCCGTAGTCTCGGATAGGCCTCCAAAAGCAGGCGCATCGAATGGCCATATTCTGGAACAACGGCAGTCAGATCGACGATCCGCTGATTATCGACTTTGCCCAGACGGGTGACGCCGTCGATTGTGAATCTTGCCAATTTCATAAAAATATTCCCTGTCTAAGACGGCTCAACCGCGCGCATTGAATTGACTGAAACGGCAATACCGGGGCCGGAAAAGGCCACCATCTGCACCTTCGTGACTTCAAGAATGTCGAGATCGGCCATTCCATTGACGACATGGGCGCTGAGCGGCAATTGTTCGAATGTCGCCCGATGCCACGCCACGCTGCCTTTTGCCGTCCAGCGTTTGAAATCAAAGCCATCGAAATTGATATTGCTGACCCTGCCGCCAGTCTCGGGCGGTGCTGCTGCGGTGGTCACATAAGCAATATCGGCACCCTCCCGTCCGCCGGGACTGGTGCGTGGTACATATTTATAATACATCGACGGACCATTATCGGCACCGGGAAGTGCCGGCTCATTGCCAGCCTCAACCAGATCCGTCAGGGCGATATCGAAGAATTTAAAGCCCATCCAGGACGCAGAGCAGGTGGCGGTGCCTTGTGCCTTGTCGTGCTCGATTTCCGGAATGTCAGCAAACATCTTGGGAAAACCAAGCTCATCGCGCCCGGTCATGATGGCGTCAGGCGCGCCTTCCCACAGGACGGGGCAGAAGGTGCCTTCAAGCGTCTCGGTCTTGCCGCGATAGGTGACGGGAAAATCCACAACGACAATCCCGTAGCCGCGGCCCGCAAGCCAGTAGAGATTTTTGAACCATGCGCAAGAAACCGTCACCAGAGGCTCGCCGCGCAGTTCCATGCCCGGCGGAAGCAGTGCCTCGAGCTTTTCGGGCAATGTTCTGTAGGTAACGGCCATCCACTCGGCGTTCATTCGGCCTGTCTCCTCGGCCGCCCACATGCCGCCGCCGGGCTTTTGGCGCGGTCCAGGAGCTGGTCCGAAGGACAGTGGCATTCGATACCGGAATGCAGGATTTAATGTAAAACTCATTTTTTAACCTCTCCCAGCCAGCCAGGACGCCGGCACGACCGTTAAATACCAAGTCTCGACTATATTGACCACATCCAGACCCTGAGAAAACTTCGAATATCTCAAATCTATCAAAGACTTGAGATATTCAAGAGCGGAATACGAACTACCATTTTCAGTGATACTTCGCATAAATCTCAGCCAGAAAACGCCGAAACGGCCTTCCCTGAAAAAATCTAGATAGTCGGATCGAAAGCGATCCCCGGACGCAGGAACGAGGGAGTGGGTGGCGTGCCCCAGAGATTGAGCCAGCGACCCGCCAACCCCTCCGAAATATCCCAGCTGCGCGGTTCATAGGTTGCATCATTGTCGATCCGATCGAGTTCGATGGAGTTCTCGACCAGGCATCCATGCGGATCGGCATAATAGGTGAAGACATTGCCACCCGCACCGTGACGGCCCGGACCCCAAACCAGAGCGCGCTCCTTTCCGGCAAGATTGTCGGCGATCGTCTGAAGATCCTGGAGCGAATGCAAGTCGAAGGCATAGTGATGCAATCCGCTTTCGCCCGGCCCCATGGCGATGGTGTGATGGTAGCCATCTTCAGCACGGTACCAGCGCAAGGCACCGTCTTCCGTCATATCCGACAGCTTCAGACCC
This region includes:
- a CDS encoding inorganic phosphate transporter, which translates into the protein MAELASSSSQINSTSHPLDRPHGTGKWFLPVFGVVLLLGLGYIAYALGQDLTSTVAVPWILLGLALMIALGFEFVNGFHDTANAVATVIYTRSMPAEFAVMWSGFFNFLGVLTSSGAVAFGILSLLPVELILQVGSGSGLAMVFALLIAAIVWNLGTWYLGLPSSSSHTLVGSIIGVGLANQFLAPAGSATSGVDWSQATNIGLSLLISPLIGFGFSAILLLAMKLFVKNKALYQEPKTNQPPPLWIRGLLIFTCTGVSFAHGSNDGQKGMGLIMLILIGLVPTAFALNRTPDVNYLEAYKSSSAQVETALGKYIKPGVSVADAKATVADAVKTKTWNETTTFALQQYIHATSAEVAAFPTLEAVPSHLVQNIRNDIYLIGEALKLIDKQKLLPMEASDLAAVSAYHKAVDNATKFIPTWVKVAVALALGLGTMIGWRRIVVTVGEKIGKTHLTYGQGAAAEIVAMVTIGAADHFGLPVSTTHVLSSGVAGTMTANGSGLQWSTVRNMLMAWVLTLPASIAIAFVLYVVLRQVF
- the catE gene encoding catalase C; translated protein: MPKQRSQNQGKNAAAISNEATIHDQKIVRGKGGELHQIAEGDAILTTAQGGPVADDQNSLRVGDRGPLVVDDFHFREKIFHFDHERIPERVVHARGYGAHGYFETYESLADYTRADVFQRPGEKTPVFVRFSTVAGNKGSADLARDVRGFAVKMYTKEGNWDLVGNNIPVFFIQDAIKFPDLIHAAKQEPDRAFPQAQTAHDNFWDFISLTPESMNMIMWIMSDRTIPRSLRFMEGFGVHTFRLVNANDESTFVKFHWKPKLGLQSVAWNEAVKINGADPDFHRRDLWHSIKSGNFPEWELQVQLFDQEFADSFDFDVLDPTKIIPEEILPPKAIGRLVLDRMPDNFFAETEQVAFMTQNVPPGIDFSNDPLLQGRNFSYLDTQLKRLGGPNFTHLPINAPKCPFANFQQDGHMAMRNPVGRANYQPNSFGEGPRESPTRGYRHFPAEEQGAKARLRPESFADHYSQARQFYISQTPPEQRHIAAALTFELSKVEMPVIRERMVAHLMNIDETLATTVAEKLGFKTMPKPADAAVPTRDDLEPSPALSIIKRGPKRFEGRKLGVLITDGVDVKLLKALTGAVTAAKADFELIAPKVGGVTGSDGTWIEAHHMIDGGPSVLFDAVALLTSDAGMADLVKEATARDFVADAFQHCKFIGYTQSAMPLLEKAGITEDLDEGTIGLPGEDGLADFIEKLGKLRVWAREPSVKLGKASVPLDD
- a CDS encoding glycosyltransferase family 4 protein, with translation MIKTKRIAFIGNSLPRQCGIATFTTDLSHAMSNPAEGIETSIIAMTDDKLNYAYPANVVFDIRDGEIEDYVTAARILNNGDYRAVSLQHEFGIFGGPDGAFILTLLSHLRIPVITTFHTILAEPTPSQKRVLQQVAGASSRVVVMAEKGREFLENVYGVAPGKIDVIAHGIPDKPFHDPELAKGKMGYSGRQIILTFGLLSPNKGIEVVIDAMPAILKVQPDALYIVLGATHPTLLRREKEAYRDSLRIRAEQLGIERSVVFLNQFVDVPTLLDFIAMCDVYVTPYRDEAQMTSGTLAYSFGMGSAVVSTPYWHARELLDDHRGILVPFSDAQATGEAIARLLGDDQARQAMRTAAYATGRSMIWSHIASLYLKSIETARAAYRPRLIRDLLTQSMTRPQQGTSLKLGHFNTMCDDTGIFQHAVFSVPDRAHGYCVDDNARALILACHLAGAGETGIRDSRTASFASFIQHAWNPDLKQFRNFMSFDRRWLEDKGSEDSHGRTLWALGICASSDSDRPRRHWAAALFAKAAPVVEHFHSPRAWAFTLIGLDAYCRVTPEDDAAAQLRTVLAERLMRLEHQVSTADRHWFEEGLSYENARIPQALIATGMATGSDELMDTGLRTLGWLMQQQTASGGQFRPVGTDGFFDVGEAPKLFDQQPVEATATISACLAAYDATRDKTWLEAATRTFTWFTGSNDHGVSLVDPETGSCRDGLHPDRANENRGAESVLCYLISCFEVGRASRLTHAAPKLAELQQLS
- a CDS encoding glycoside hydrolase family 130 protein; amino-acid sequence: MPNSSLLNRQALYLRPDPTRVIVRPFKPSTEPRHLNPRDKSRANEIVDRVLSLDPTGTTNQLRDILDNFEGRHRNLLRKFELRADAMEDAFSQHESFSQQQRQLVGAYFMNEYSFESAALFNPSIVAHPDQTGMTQGCCRVIISLRAVGEGHISSMTFRTGMIDAEGAVTIDPPVRLAGLPHIHASDGLSPAGCIGISFDSESDLSERVIFPVTEAQSNGIEDARFVAFDDDGKTVYFATYTAYSGSSIRSELLETQDFLSFTLTPLRGPAARNKGMALFPRRINGRFAMIARQDSENLFLLYSDDLHHWDEGLVLMKPEFAWQFVQIGNCGSPVEIDEGWLLFTHGVGPMRRYSIGVTLLDKEDPSIILARTVEPLLQPEPTEREGYVPNVVYSCGAMRHGDLIALPYAVSDTYSNFSTVQISALLSSMHPAGQTG